The following are encoded together in the Ignavibacteriales bacterium genome:
- a CDS encoding AAA family ATPase, translating to MNYPNETSDVALVENLSDSVKQIKKEIGKIIIGQDEIINNLLISLLSKGHCLLVGVPGLAKTLLIKTLAEVLDLKFSRIQFTPDLMPSDITGTEIIEEDSATKKRSFRFIQGPIFGNIILADEINRTPPKTQSALLEAMQEHKVTAAGVSYTLSEPFFVLATQNPIEQEGTYPLPEAQLDRFMFNLWLDYPSYNEEIEIVKSTTSQYAAQLAKILTAEELVKFQDLIRKVPVADNVIEFAVNLVNQTRPKNPQAQKFIKDWISWGAGPRASQYLILAAKTKAVLEGRFTPNIDDVKYAVTPVLRHRIIVNFNAEAEGISSVDIIKKLIEGK from the coding sequence GTGAATTATCCGAATGAAACTTCAGATGTTGCATTGGTAGAAAATCTTTCAGATTCTGTTAAACAGATTAAAAAAGAAATTGGTAAAATTATTATTGGTCAGGATGAAATTATCAATAATCTTCTAATCTCACTGCTATCCAAAGGACACTGCCTTCTTGTTGGTGTACCGGGATTGGCAAAAACTCTTCTTATAAAAACTCTTGCTGAAGTGTTGGATTTAAAATTCAGCCGAATTCAATTTACACCGGATTTAATGCCCAGCGATATTACTGGTACTGAAATAATTGAAGAAGATTCAGCTACTAAGAAAAGATCATTCAGGTTTATTCAGGGACCAATATTTGGCAATATCATTTTAGCTGATGAAATAAACAGGACGCCACCTAAAACGCAATCGGCTTTGTTGGAAGCAATGCAGGAACACAAAGTTACTGCTGCCGGCGTATCTTATACTTTATCAGAACCATTCTTTGTACTTGCTACACAAAATCCAATTGAACAGGAAGGAACTTATCCGTTGCCTGAAGCTCAATTAGATAGATTTATGTTCAATCTGTGGTTAGATTACCCATCGTACAATGAAGAAATTGAAATTGTAAAATCAACCACAAGCCAATATGCTGCACAACTTGCAAAAATTTTAACTGCTGAAGAGTTAGTAAAATTTCAGGATTTAATTCGAAAAGTACCGGTTGCTGATAATGTAATTGAATTCGCTGTCAACCTAGTAAATCAAACCCGGCCAAAAAATCCACAAGCACAAAAATTCATAAAAGATTGGATTAGCTGGGGTGCTGGTCCAAGAGCATCTCAATATCTTATCTTAGCTGCAAAAACAAAAGCTGTGCTGGAAGGAAGATTTACACCAAACATTGATGATGTAAAATATGCGGTTACACCAGTATTGCGCCACAGAATAATTGTTAACTTTAATGCAGAAGCAGAGGGAATATCTTCGGTAGATATAATCAAAAAGCTGATTGAAGGGAAATAA
- the pta gene encoding phosphate acetyltransferase has protein sequence MAEIELLARIRKSAAEKGKTIVLPESHDDRVLKAAEVLVKEKIAGVITIGTEEKIKESAKRLNINLDSVQIIDHVKSKKLNDFGEIFYQMRKAKGKEIPLEKAIETIKRDIFFGAMMVKEGLVDGSVSGSTATTADVMRASIQVVGMPMGISIVSSFFLMVFPEKVYSFADCAVNPNPDAKQLADIAISTAENHKKLTGEESYVAMLSFSTKGSAEHELVDKVREATRIAKEKRPDLNIDGEMQFDAAIIESIGKKKAPGSSVAGRANVLIFPDLQAGNIGYKIAERLGGAQAVGPISQGLSKPFFDLSRGCSVMDIVNTAAIAVLMV, from the coding sequence ATGGCAGAAATTGAATTATTAGCAAGAATAAGAAAGAGTGCTGCTGAAAAAGGTAAAACAATTGTTCTTCCGGAATCGCACGATGATAGAGTTCTAAAAGCGGCAGAAGTTTTAGTAAAAGAAAAAATAGCCGGAGTAATTACGATTGGCACTGAGGAAAAAATTAAAGAGAGTGCGAAAAGATTAAACATAAATTTAGATTCAGTACAAATTATTGATCATGTAAAATCTAAGAAGCTGAATGATTTTGGGGAAATATTTTACCAAATGCGTAAAGCAAAAGGAAAAGAAATTCCGCTGGAAAAAGCAATTGAAACTATAAAGCGGGATATTTTCTTTGGCGCAATGATGGTTAAAGAAGGTTTGGTTGATGGCTCCGTTTCTGGCTCAACAGCAACTACAGCCGACGTGATGAGAGCTTCAATACAAGTTGTTGGAATGCCAATGGGAATTTCTATCGTTTCCAGTTTTTTCTTAATGGTATTTCCAGAAAAAGTTTATAGCTTTGCCGATTGCGCTGTTAACCCAAACCCAGATGCAAAACAACTTGCAGACATCGCAATATCTACAGCTGAGAATCATAAAAAGTTAACAGGTGAAGAATCTTATGTTGCTATGCTTTCATTCTCTACCAAAGGAAGCGCTGAACACGAGCTGGTAGATAAAGTTCGTGAAGCAACCAGAATAGCTAAAGAAAAACGTCCGGACCTAAACATCGATGGAGAAATGCAGTTTGATGCAGCAATAATTGAATCCATCGGTAAGAAAAAAGCTCCGGGCAGTTCTGTTGCAGGAAGAGCTAATGTGCTTATTTTCCCAGATTTGCAAGCTGGTAATATTGGTTATAAGATTGCAGAACGTCTTGGTGGTGCACAGGCAGTCGGTCCTATTAGTCAGGGATTAAGCAAACCATTCTTCGATCTGAGCCGAGGTTGCAGTGTAATGGATATTGTTAATACAGCGGCAATTGCAGTATTGATGGTGTAA
- a CDS encoding AI-2E family transporter, whose amino-acid sequence MPITEKTYKWLNKSFLIVSAVLALLLISYLFVDIILMLVISLLLALILNPVVTALENKGVNRFIATLFTILVCFYLIFLGFSYVVPQLTDQIINLSTSINQSNIKQFLRSLDKTIITYVPFIKSGTIAGKIEIWISSFFINFLDSLSNLVSSIVSIVAVAVIVPFMTFFLLKDNKGIIKGVLNIMPNRYFEVSYWVIRQISVQLGRFVRGWILDAFFVGVLSAVGLSILGVNNAVPIGVIAGIGHLIPYFGPIIGSIPAMIISIAQFGNFSMIPSILIMFSIVYALDNGFIQPNIFSKSVDMHPLLIIILIIAGSQVMGVFGMLLAVPTATVIRTAAKEIYNGYKNYSIIKK is encoded by the coding sequence ATGCCGATTACAGAAAAAACATACAAATGGTTGAATAAATCTTTTCTGATTGTTTCTGCTGTGTTAGCTTTGTTATTAATTTCCTACTTATTTGTTGATATTATTTTGATGCTGGTAATATCACTTCTTCTTGCACTTATTCTTAATCCTGTTGTAACAGCTTTGGAGAATAAAGGTGTTAATAGATTTATTGCAACACTTTTTACAATTCTTGTTTGTTTCTATTTGATTTTCCTGGGTTTTTCTTATGTGGTTCCTCAACTAACTGACCAAATTATAAATCTAAGCACTTCAATCAATCAGAGTAACATCAAGCAATTTCTTAGAAGCCTGGATAAAACAATAATAACCTATGTACCTTTTATTAAATCCGGCACTATAGCCGGAAAAATAGAAATATGGATCTCTTCTTTTTTCATAAACTTTCTAGATAGTCTTTCTAATCTGGTTTCAAGTATTGTTTCGATTGTTGCTGTTGCAGTAATTGTTCCGTTTATGACATTCTTTCTTTTAAAAGATAATAAAGGAATTATAAAAGGTGTTTTGAATATTATGCCCAACAGATATTTTGAAGTTTCCTATTGGGTTATCAGGCAAATCAGCGTTCAGCTTGGAAGATTTGTTCGTGGATGGATTCTCGATGCGTTTTTTGTTGGTGTATTAAGTGCAGTTGGGCTTTCAATTTTGGGGGTTAATAATGCAGTTCCAATTGGAGTAATAGCTGGTATTGGGCATTTGATCCCTTATTTCGGACCAATCATTGGATCAATTCCTGCGATGATAATTTCCATTGCTCAGTTTGGAAATTTTTCAATGATCCCTTCGATTTTAATTATGTTTTCAATTGTTTATGCATTGGATAATGGTTTCATTCAACCAAATATTTTTTCTAAAAGTGTTGATATGCACCCGCTTCTTATAATAATATTAATCATTGCAGGTAGCCAGGTAATGGGAGTTTTTGGAATGCTGCTGGCAGTACCAACTGCAACTGTTATTAGAACAGCAGCAAAAGAAATTTATAATGGATATAAGAATTATTCGATAATTAAGAAGTAG
- a CDS encoding peptidylprolyl isomerase, which translates to MKKFLLIFTLILIANIYAQEALDKIVAVVDNEIILQSELDFQTSLLASQQRIDASKPNVKKQILNSMIEEKLLYAKAKLDSISVTDDEVSRQVDYRIEMFVQQYGSKEKVEQVYGMSIEKIKRELRDDVQKYLMAESLKQKMFGMMDATRREVEEFYNDYKDSLGLIQEKYKLAHIFINPKAGEKVKQNAKERALAILDSIKAGKDFAEMAKKYSEDPGSAVQGGDLGFTKRGRLVPEFESAAFSLADGQLSEPVESVFGFHIIQLVERKGESIHSRHILIKIKEDADADLKAIEQLNDIKDSVRVGKQSFEYYAKKYSDDKETAKLGGLLGNLDLGQLDKTLLEIVGKLKVGEISFPKRMDLGQGIYGYHIVYLMTKTPEHKPNLEIDYNEIKQAAELHKQQKLYVNWMKELKQNIFWEIRL; encoded by the coding sequence ATGAAAAAGTTTTTGTTAATTTTTACACTGATTCTTATAGCTAATATTTACGCACAGGAAGCTTTAGATAAAATTGTAGCTGTTGTAGATAATGAAATTATTCTTCAGAGTGAGTTAGATTTTCAAACAAGCTTATTGGCATCACAGCAAAGAATTGATGCCTCTAAGCCAAACGTCAAAAAGCAAATACTTAATTCAATGATCGAAGAAAAACTTCTTTATGCAAAAGCAAAATTGGATTCAATTAGTGTAACAGATGATGAAGTTAGCCGACAAGTAGATTATAGAATCGAAATGTTCGTTCAGCAATATGGTTCTAAGGAAAAGGTAGAACAGGTTTATGGGATGAGCATAGAAAAAATAAAAAGAGAATTACGTGATGATGTTCAAAAATATTTGATGGCAGAATCTTTAAAACAAAAAATGTTTGGAATGATGGATGCCACCCGCAGAGAAGTTGAAGAGTTTTATAATGATTACAAAGACTCGCTTGGATTAATCCAGGAGAAATATAAGCTCGCACACATTTTTATTAATCCTAAAGCTGGAGAAAAAGTAAAACAGAATGCTAAAGAGCGAGCTTTGGCAATTTTGGATTCAATTAAAGCAGGTAAAGATTTTGCTGAAATGGCTAAGAAATATTCTGAAGATCCTGGCAGTGCAGTACAAGGAGGCGATTTAGGTTTTACAAAACGAGGAAGACTTGTACCTGAGTTTGAATCTGCCGCATTCTCTTTAGCTGATGGACAATTATCAGAACCAGTAGAATCTGTTTTTGGTTTTCATATAATTCAATTGGTGGAAAGAAAAGGCGAGTCAATTCATTCGCGTCATATTCTTATCAAAATAAAAGAAGATGCTGATGCTGATCTTAAAGCAATTGAACAGTTAAATGATATTAAGGACAGTGTAAGAGTTGGCAAACAATCTTTTGAGTATTATGCTAAGAAATATAGTGATGACAAGGAAACTGCAAAACTTGGCGGTCTTTTGGGAAATTTGGATCTTGGACAATTAGATAAAACACTTTTAGAAATTGTTGGCAAATTAAAAGTTGGTGAAATAAGTTTTCCTAAACGGATGGATCTTGGACAAGGAATTTATGGTTATCATATTGTTTACCTGATGACCAAGACACCGGAACATAAACCAAATTTGGAAATAGATTATAATGAGATAAAGCAAGCGGCAGAATTGCATAAGCAACAAAAGTTATATGTAAATTGGATGAAAGAACTTAAACAAAATATTTTTTGGGAAATCAGATTATAA
- a CDS encoding glutathione peroxidase: MKKYILIILPIFLIAIKVNLFAEKKEKDNNKMKNNISGISVKDMNLKEIPLSSYKGKVLLIVNVASECGNTPQYKDLEEIYKKYNSKGFEILAFPCNDFGQQEPGTNEEIKNFCSTKYDVTFKLFNKIKVLGEEKEPLYKKLTDNGVTEKSEIKWNFEKFLISRQGEIVERFMNKVKPSDSRIISAIEKELAR, from the coding sequence ATGAAAAAATATATTTTGATAATACTGCCAATATTTTTGATTGCAATAAAGGTAAATCTGTTCGCCGAAAAAAAAGAAAAGGACAACAATAAAATGAAAAATAATATCAGCGGTATTTCTGTTAAGGATATGAATTTAAAGGAAATTCCGCTTTCTTCATATAAAGGAAAAGTACTGTTGATAGTTAATGTGGCAAGTGAGTGTGGTAATACACCCCAGTATAAAGATCTGGAAGAGATTTATAAAAAATATAATTCGAAAGGATTTGAAATATTAGCTTTTCCGTGTAATGATTTTGGTCAGCAAGAGCCTGGAACGAATGAAGAAATAAAAAATTTCTGTTCAACAAAGTATGATGTTACATTCAAGCTCTTCAATAAAATAAAAGTTCTTGGTGAAGAAAAGGAACCGCTTTATAAAAAACTTACAGATAATGGAGTTACTGAAAAATCAGAGATTAAATGGAATTTTGAAAAATTCCTTATCTCAAGACAAGGTGAAATTGTTGAAAGATTTATGAACAAAGTAAAACCATCCGATTCGAGAATTATTTCTGCAATTGAAAAAGAGCTGGCGAGGTAA